The nucleotide sequence GTATTACTTACTGCATCACCCTCGCGCTGCAAAGCCAAAATTTGAAGAGAAGTTCTTATCTGCACATGTACGGAGTAAAGTATTAGCACGAATAAAGACGTTGCATGAGTGACGTGAAATTCATGGCCTATTTTTCTGAAGAGGACAGAAGGAGAAACTTGCAAATACTTCGCCTGTCGAACAGAAAAAGTTTTGTATCTTCATTCAAGGCATATCATGCAGTTGAAAAAGGATCATTATGTAAGCCAATTTCTTATGTCACGCGAATTATTCAGTCATGCCTCCTCTCTGATTTACACAAAATCTTATGAAGCAAACTCCTACTATTTTAACCGTTAAAATGGGCGACTTTATTAGTGGTGATAACATGTTAATCAATTTGCAAAACAATATAAGAACCCCCtcgaattaaaaaaaataaaaataaaaaacttgtCAAGGGACAGACTTGGAACTTGATTAAAAACACACTTACAACATGCCGCTGAGTTTTAAAGTAAGGCTGCACAACAGGGAGCCCCAGTGGTGTCGTCCATCGCACTGGCTGATTTTCTAAAGCAATCACCTGTTAAATGTCACTAGTTAAACTTTTGAAGTTAAACCAAACAAGGTTTGACATTACCCTATTAGTAGTTAGTAGTATTAtccaataataatattaaatagctAAATAAACTGAAAACAAAGAGAGCTAGATAGTCAAGAAAATTCTTCTAAAAAGGAATTAGGGGAGGGGGGAGGGTGCATGGTAGGTGCAAGTGGTATGGACCTTAGCACAGTCACCAAGCCAAGTCATTGTGCCACGTGCCGCTTGAAATAACTCCCCCAAAGCAGCTAATGTCACCTGAGGAGAAGCACGTGGACAAATATATAGTCAAAACATAAAGCTGAATCAGTTAGTCTTCTTTACACTACCAatggtttggttagtcctgtaaCAGCCTTGGCAAAAGCTTTTAGGaaaattttcttcctttttttttctttggataAAGTAAGGTCTTACGGCAAATTTTTCATGGTCAATGGTATGGGTGAAAAAGATTAAAACACCATGATATCCCGTTAATGAAGGCAAGACACTTAGGAAAAGGTCTATCTCGTCTTACGGATTCAGTCATGTGAAAATTAGCGATGTCCATACGAGGTATGTGTTGATTAAATCAGTAGCAACAATTTATTAGAGAAGCAAAACAAGTAGATTCAGTGACGTAAATTAAGAAACCAGCGAGTAGCTTCCTATAGTATTAGATAATCCGTGCTTACTTTAGCAGCATAGCAAGATGCAGTAAATAGCAGCCTATCATCATCGATAAGACCCTTCTCCTCCAATCTTCTTTTGATTTGCTCACGTGCTCCGACATAGGTAACACCATACACTGAGGTCATTACTGTCTGCTTCACCAATTTCCTGTCAACCTGAAAGTCTCGACAGCACCAAATATATTTAATTGGTATAATTTAAAAAACTAGAAGCAACAAGCCAAGAAACCTGAAGTTAAAAGAGAGATGATAATGATAATAAGATAGAAAGACAGATAACCAAATGAAAACCTGGTCAATTAGGAGTTTGGCTAGTAAAGCATTAGGATCAATTGCAGGGTCCTTGATACTATCTCCTCTGATAATATGATCAACCCTGTAATCAATAGTTGTTTTCAACAATCATTAGAGGAAAGAAAATACGAAAAAAATCACGAATATATAGGTGGTTTAATATGATCACGATTACTTTGTTTGTtatattcatttttctttctgGGGTAGATAACTGTAACACAGTTGATACAGGTTAtgacaataaaaatataaataatgaatgCTAAAAAGTTGTAGCCTTCCGAAAAATCATATGCTCCACATGCAGTCAATAGATCCATCggtcaaaatatcaaaacaaaaactTAACTTAAATTCCACAAAAGGGAGCTTAGTTTTGAGCTATAACTTAAGAATGGATTTTAATCAGTCTAATATACCTCAGAGCAATTTCAGTATAAACATCAGCTGGTTTCTCTCCAGCAACTAAGTTGACGGCTGCGGCCTCCATCTGTTAAAAATCGCACAACCTCAGAACATGGCATAAAGAGTAACTCTAGCATATAAGAATACTTGCAAAGAAGATAAACATCATTGAACAAGCTAAAGTTCACTAATCAGAAGAAAAAGGAGTCAACATAGGTTAGAAAATCACAAAGACGAAATAGAAAAGCACACATACGCTATCTCTCCCCAGAGCAGCATAGTGCTGTAGGCCATTGCATGAACCATCCTACAGCAGAATGAAGAGAAAGTTGTTAACATGAACAAAATAGAGATGTTAAATAAGTTTAAAGCAAGCAAAAGTCACACcagaaacaaaaaacaaaagaagaatgTCAATTTTCTGCTGAGTCAAAGTAATCATTGCGCACAGCATACTCTTTCCCCATATACTGTTTCAAAAGTCAATGAGAACAAAACAAAGCTTGAAACTTTGAGTCAATGTTGGAAACTAAAAGAGAAGGTAAATGTTCTTCTATCAGATCATTTTCAAGATAGAAATgtttcaactttattttacttATCTTTATTTTGTTCACAGATTAACTTTTTTACATTCTTTAACCACCAAACCAGTCAGATAAAATGTAGTTGAACAGAAGACAAAAAATGTAAAGATGTAAGTATTCTACCTGATGAATAGGCAGATGGGAGATGACAGTATGTGGTGACGAGCTTTTTAAAGCTTCTGATAGGTTGATGCAAGCTGCTAAGCACTGAAAAGGATCCTCAGCATTTAACCACCATCGATTTCCATTTAGAGGATTGTTTGCTGAATCTAATATGTCATGAATGTGGTTTTCTACAAATGCAAGGCGTGCATCGTAGCAGAGCTTCTCTACCCCCCCTGCATAAAGACTTGCTAAATGTATTTTCAGCCAACGCAATCCTGACTTTCCTAGTGGTCGTCCTTCCGCAAATTCAAGGATTCCTCGACAGAGATCAGAGCTCAAGTGATTCAAATGAGGATGCATAGGGTATGCACGTCCTCGAAAATCAAGATTGTGAGGATAATAAAATCCTTCCTCATCTTTCAATTTCCGAGCAACCTAGTCCAAAGAAAGCCTGCTCAAAATTTACTCCTAAATAAACAAGCAAAAACAAAGTAAGAAGATTTCCAAAAAAGTAGACTAACTGAAAGCTTGAGCTCTGTGTCACATCTTTGGGAATGCAACTCTTGGTtgattttcttggattttctcaCTTTCCATTTCCACTTTTTCACTTCCATTATATCATCGGAGTTGCTCAACTCCGGTATGGGAACCTACAAATAAACAATTTCTTGCAATGAAACACTACCTACAAAGGACACCTGGTATTTGAAATGGCATTACCACCTGAATTTCTTTACAGAAACCATCATATCAACAGCTAAGAGAACTGAATATATTAAGCAGAATAGATAACACGCTAAGCATATGAAACTTATGAAGTGAAGAATAACTTTTTTGGATACTTATACGGGACAGAAATTTCCAGATAAACTTTTAGACTCAGCCACATAAGATTAAATGGAATTTTAGCATATTGGTATTGACAAATATTGTAATTCGTGCTGTATCTCCTCATAAGACGGTAAAACAAAATTCAGATACTTATAACTAGAAcctaaaaaacaaacaaaaacagtttttctcattttttgataAAGTAGCATCAGAAGTGTTTCTTACATCTTTGCGATCCACTAGGCCAGCAATATTTCCTCCTCCAGCCCAAATACTCTCAACCACATTTAGTATCCTTTTATTCACTCTCCATTTAGTGCTTCCTAAGGTATCCAAGGCCTGCATATGAGTGCGGAAAAAATTAATACACAGGTCAAAAAGCGCTGTCTATTAGAGCACAATCTGAAGCAGGTTAATTATCAGCAGCCCCAAGATGGATTTAGTGAATCACTGTTGGAACTACGATGAACAAATTTTACAATTAAATAAGAGAATGAAAAGAGTCAATTCAGTTGAGCACAACTCGCAGCATTACTTTGCACAACTCGGTTGGAGCACTAAGAATCAAACTGTCACCTCATAAACTTGCTGCATTTGTTTCGTGGGAACACCTCTTACAGCATCTTGTTGCCTCCTAGATCCATGAGTGCGCATCAAATAGGAGGGCAAGAATAAGTATCCGCCTTTGTCATACCTGAGATAAATATTGCCAGATAGTTAAGTCCCGATAACATTTCTCTTGAATGCGACCTGATCATGTTCTAAGACAGATAAAACCTCTTAACTACAACTAAAACCTAAACAAAGGATCACGGAGACATTATCGCTAAAAGCTGAAAAAGAATTATACCCTCTCCATTTTTTGGGTGGCACCAACATAGGCACATAAGGAATCATCATCTGTTTCACCTGCAATAAGTAAATATTAGAAACCTGAAGCACAATGTCACATCATTAAAGGCATAATAGTCATTAAACTGCCAAGTAAtctctgatttttctttattcGGCAGACCTAAATAAGAAATTCTTTGTTCTTTCTCCCTGGCAGCTGCACAGTAAACTTGTATTTTTCGCTTTTGTAAATTTTTTAAGCTCCTAGGAAATGGATGTAAAGGTGGCGGTATACAGCAAATAAAATAAATCCAACAAGCCTGATGTGACACCAGCATTCATTTTCATGCAACAAGGGCAATATCGTAGTTTCAAGTCAAATTCATCTTTCCACACAAGTTATGTTATTTTTTAGTTCAAACCCCTTTGACTGGCAAAGAGAACATATGCTATCactttaacaagtaaaagaaacagAATCCAGCAAGACCTTCTAGCTTATATACAACCAAAAGGGCTGCAGTACGACTCCTATTTTGAAGGGTGGCTAAAGTTATACTATAAAATAAACTAACCGAATACTTATAGAGTCAGTGAAATATGGATATGATAAAAACAAAAGAAGTGTGAAAAACTTACTGTTCTGTCAACTCCCGCAACAACCAATGGATCACATTCAATGACACCATACTTCTTGACAATGTTCTTCCTACAAGAACAACAAACAATTTTGTGAAAGGAAAAATAAGACATGAGTCTTCTATCTGGAAGCCAACACCTAGGAGCAtgcattttttaaataaataaagaaactaTTAGAAAAGGAAGACGTTCTGACCCCGGATCTCTTGTAGCAATTTTGAATACGTGCCTGAACGCAGGCCTAATATCAGGAGGAGTATCAGCAGACTGATCCACTGGACGTTGCACATAAGCTGTTTCTGTTAATAATTCTAAAAGCCGGCATCCTAACTGCATGAGATTAAGAGAAGCAGCCACTAAGATAAG is from Nicotiana tabacum cultivar K326 chromosome 18, ASM71507v2, whole genome shotgun sequence and encodes:
- the LOC107783504 gene encoding DNA-directed RNA polymerase 3B, chloroplastic (non-AUG (CUG) translation initiation codon; The RefSeq protein has 1 substitution compared to this genomic sequence); the protein is MASTASYSPSPTSQWRTQKLPKRFNFYVIHNQEFGKLSQSSSLSTSSFPKTLKLPVIHMPINNIQSQTTVCVSTDENLEELVNLQKIPNGFLNKESNKRVFIQDPPWVSSLFMNSLFVRAKQVQGVRREFREIERRRRYAMLRRRQIKAETEAWEQMVEEYRELEREMCEKKLAPNLPYVKKLLLGWFEPLRQAIEKEQNAETTVKHRAAFAPHIDSLPADKMAVIVMHKLMGLLMMGGKEERCVQVVQAAVQIGMAVENEVRIHNFLEKTKKLQKHMTGAQSQEDMSKETMILRKRVKSLIKRNRVVEVRKLMKSEEPESWGRDTQAKLGCRLLELLTETAYVQRPVDQSADTPPDIRPAFRHVFKIATRDPGKNIVKKYGVIECDPLVVAGVDRTVKQMMIPYVPMLVPPKKWRGYDKGGYLFLPSYLMRTHGSRRQQDAVRGVPTKQMQQVYEALDTLGSTKWRVNKRILNVVESIWAGGGNIAGLVDRKDVPIPELSNSDDIMEVKKWKWKVRKSKKINQELHSQRCDTELKLSVARKLKDEEGFYYPHNLDFRGRAYPMHPHLNHLSSDLCRGILEFAEGRPLGKSGLRWLKIHLASLYAGGVEKLCYDARLAFVENHIHDILDSANNPLNGNRWWLNAEDPFQCLAACINLSEALKSSSPHTVISHLPIHQDGSCNGLQHYAALGRDSMEAAAVNLVAGEKPADVYTEIALRVDHIIRGDSIKDPAIDPNALLAKLLIDQVDRKLVKQTVMTSVYGVTYVGAREQIKRRLEEKGLIDDDRLLFTASCYAAKVTLAALGELFQAARGTMTWLGDCAKVIALENQPVRWTTPLGLPVVQPYFKTQRHVIRTSLQILALQREGDAVEVRKQRTAFPPNFVHSLDGSHMMMTAVACRDAGLQFAGVHDSFWTHACDVDQMNRILREKFVELYSLPILEDLLENFQKSYPALTFPPLPKRGDFNLREVLESPYFFN